The sequence CATTATGGTTGGGATTTGGccacaagttttaaaaatgcctttataCCAATTCAGTGTGTCAGGGAAAGAGGTTTTACCGAAGACCAGTTGTAGGTTAATTGAAGATGCATATGCTACCTAGCAGGTTCTTCAGACTCAGGCAATTTTGTACACATTTATGTGTTAAATAGATTTGCTGCTTATGTTTTGCAAGTGTTAGTGCAAAGATAACTCCTAAAATGCAAGAATGATGGATTTGGATCTGAGTTTTAGCTTCATTTTCATTGCAATTTGAATTTCAGGCGCCAAGCCCATCTTTGTGTGCTTGCATCCAACTGTGATGAGCCTATGTATGTCAAGTTGGTGGAGGCCCTTTGTGCTGAACATCAGATCAACCTAATTAAGGTAAGGCTGCTAAGGATTGTGTTGGGACTAATGTTCAGTGATGCTTGTATACCAGGGTCAATTTTGTGAAGTCTCAAGCTCTTCATTTTGTGCAGGTGTAAACATTACGTGCACCTGATATTGTTGgccattttaaagatgattgTAGGTAGAAGCATTTTATACCTGCAGAATTGAATGCTAATTTTGACGTTGGTATACAACAAGATTAGTAGGCTTGTAGGTGATCTTTGTGCTGTACATGATGACAACTGGCTCCCTCTACTGAACTGCCATGAGGAAACTGCCATGTCACCCTTCTGACTACAGCCACCTTTTGggttgaatttatttttggtagTGTTAATGTctattaatatgatttttttttttttaaattttctcccaATAGGTTGATGACAACAAGAAACTAGGAGAATGGGTAGGCCTCTGTAAAATTGACAGAGAGGGGAAACCCCGTAAAGTGGTTGGTTGCAGTTGTGTAGTAGTTAAGGTAAGTCACCATTTATTTTAGGGATGAAGGTTGTGCTGGGTAGTCATATAACACCTTGTATTGAAATTAAGttgaggatctttttttttttttttttttttttgagacggagtctcgcgctgtgtcacccaggctggagtgcagtggcgcgatctcggctcactgcaagctccgcctcccaggttcaggccattctcctgcctcagcctccgagtagctgggactacaggcgcccgccaccacgcccggctagttttttgtatttttagtagagacggggtttcaccatgttagccaggat comes from Theropithecus gelada isolate Dixy chromosome 4, Tgel_1.0, whole genome shotgun sequence and encodes:
- the RPS12 gene encoding 40S ribosomal protein S12 — encoded protein: MAEEGIAAGGVMDVNTALQEVLKTALIHDGLARGIREAAKALDKRQAHLCVLASNCDEPMYVKLVEALCAEHQINLIKVDDNKKLGEWVGLCKIDREGKPRKVVGCSCVVVKDYGKESQAKDVIEEYFKCKK